The following proteins are encoded in a genomic region of bacterium:
- a CDS encoding thiamine pyrophosphate-dependent dehydrogenase E1 component subunit alpha — protein sequence MRNSSTQTFVEDVRMPPKPTLTDLYRTMVLVRRFEERCETLYARGEIYGSLHLCIGQEGTAAGACAALLADDRIVCTYRGHGAALAKGVSTRACMAELYGRQAGCCRGRGGSMHFTDVGVGHLGAKSIVAAGPPIAVGAALAARLEGSKHVVLTFFGEGATNQGVFHEALNLATVWNVPCIFFCENNQYAEMTPFTKTTRVPVAQRGASHGVPGVVVDGNDVEAVYLVTAEAVTRTRQGGGPILIEAQTYRFCGHMYGDTGSYRPIGELEIWRKRDPLVIARQRLLSQGAPEIEIYAIEAAVEVEIDDAVMFARQSPEPAPEEVMVGVYA from the coding sequence ATGCGGAATTCAAGTACGCAAACGTTTGTCGAGGATGTTCGAATGCCGCCCAAACCAACTTTGACCGACTTGTACCGTACAATGGTTCTCGTCCGTCGCTTCGAGGAACGCTGCGAGACGCTGTATGCGCGCGGGGAAATCTACGGGTCGTTGCATCTTTGCATCGGGCAGGAGGGCACCGCGGCCGGCGCCTGCGCCGCGCTCCTGGCGGATGATCGCATTGTGTGCACCTACCGTGGACACGGGGCCGCTCTCGCGAAGGGCGTGTCAACCCGGGCGTGCATGGCAGAACTTTACGGTCGGCAAGCAGGTTGTTGTCGAGGCCGCGGAGGCTCGATGCACTTCACAGACGTCGGCGTGGGCCATCTTGGGGCCAAGTCGATCGTCGCGGCAGGGCCACCAATTGCAGTGGGCGCAGCTCTCGCGGCCCGCCTCGAGGGGAGTAAGCATGTTGTGCTCACATTCTTTGGAGAGGGAGCCACAAATCAGGGCGTTTTCCACGAGGCCCTAAACCTCGCCACGGTGTGGAATGTTCCCTGCATCTTCTTCTGTGAGAACAACCAATACGCTGAGATGACGCCGTTCACGAAGACGACCCGCGTGCCTGTTGCGCAGCGGGGCGCCTCCCACGGCGTTCCTGGTGTCGTCGTCGACGGCAATGACGTCGAGGCCGTGTATCTGGTGACCGCTGAGGCCGTAACTCGTACGCGGCAGGGAGGTGGGCCGATCCTTATCGAGGCGCAAACCTACCGATTTTGCGGGCACATGTACGGGGATACTGGATCCTATCGACCGATCGGGGAGCTCGAAATCTGGCGGAAACGTGATCCCCTCGTGATCGCCCGACAGCGGCTGTTATCGCAAGGCGCGCCGGAGATTGAGATCTATGCTATAGAGGCGGCAGTGGAAGTGGAAATCGATGATGCCGTTATGTTCGCACGACAGAGTCCCGAACCAGCGCCGGAGGAGGTTATGGTCGGTGTCTACGCCTAG
- a CDS encoding mandelate racemase/muconate lactonizing enzyme family protein translates to MKITKIEVFVLGDPPPIAGEEVFSMPSPGAWGVRIQGLPFVRIHTDEGITGISEIFSVPPGVAKSVLDGPNSFLGRHLMGEDPIPPERLWAHLYNTVLHSNRRGWELICIGAIDVAIWDIFGKVLKRPVYQLLGGAERASHQVLRDVEEKREVVPYCTIISRDWDRDSVLTQQIDKLVYLRDLGFRGIKIEPMRSTPETIIELTRRAREALGPQGILCVDVGCLWNDVGMALEVIDRLGEFGLFFFETPFPPESLNAYARLTSKCRVRIAAGEHTVSRWEFLALMDVGGIQVVQPYITTVGGFTEARRVLEMALPRGVLVIPGGWGTQVLGAATVHFSAMSPITPIFEYTPAEIYSSPLRKAIQDCGFTVVNGAIGFPTAPGLGIDLPEDLVQHFRVA, encoded by the coding sequence ATGAAGATAACGAAGATCGAAGTTTTTGTACTTGGTGACCCTCCCCCAATCGCAGGCGAGGAGGTCTTTTCCATGCCATCCCCCGGGGCATGGGGAGTCCGAATTCAAGGACTGCCGTTTGTCCGCATCCATACGGACGAAGGCATCACGGGTATCTCAGAAATTTTTTCCGTGCCGCCCGGTGTTGCCAAGTCTGTCCTCGATGGACCGAATTCGTTCCTCGGCCGCCATCTCATGGGTGAGGATCCCATACCCCCCGAGCGTCTCTGGGCTCACTTGTACAACACCGTCTTACACAGCAATCGTCGGGGATGGGAACTCATTTGTATCGGTGCAATCGACGTTGCCATTTGGGATATCTTCGGTAAGGTGCTCAAACGACCGGTGTACCAGTTGTTGGGTGGGGCAGAGCGTGCCAGCCATCAGGTGTTGCGGGATGTGGAAGAAAAGCGTGAAGTTGTTCCGTACTGCACAATCATCTCGCGCGATTGGGACAGAGATAGCGTCTTGACACAGCAGATTGATAAATTGGTTTATCTGCGCGACTTGGGCTTCAGAGGGATAAAGATCGAGCCCATGCGATCGACGCCCGAGACCATTATAGAACTGACCCGCAGAGCGCGCGAAGCATTAGGGCCTCAGGGAATTCTGTGTGTTGATGTTGGATGCCTCTGGAACGATGTCGGCATGGCCCTTGAGGTTATCGATCGTCTCGGGGAGTTCGGGTTGTTTTTCTTTGAAACCCCCTTTCCTCCCGAGTCCCTGAATGCCTACGCACGGCTCACTTCTAAATGCCGAGTTCGAATTGCCGCAGGCGAGCATACAGTCTCTCGTTGGGAGTTCCTCGCGCTAATGGATGTTGGTGGCATTCAGGTGGTTCAACCCTATATCACAACTGTCGGTGGATTCACCGAAGCCAGGCGGGTGCTTGAAATGGCGCTACCGCGAGGAGTGCTCGTTATCCCTGGCGGGTGGGGCACCCAAGTATTGGGCGCTGCAACAGTGCATTTTTCTGCCATGTCTCCCATCACACCTATTTTTGAGTACACGCCTGCTGAGATCTACAGCTCGCCTCTTCGCAAGGCGATTCAGGATTGCGGCTTTACCGTCGTCAACGGCGCCATCGGCTTCCCCACCGCACCAGGTCTGGGCATAGACCTTCCGGAGGATCTCGTTCAACATTTTCGTGTTGCTTGA
- a CDS encoding ABC transporter ATP-binding protein — protein MSIRPGQFVSLVGPSGCGKSTLLRLVAGLDSPSSGQIRVNDIPVVGPSQTCGVVFQRPALFPWFDVTGNVTFGPRMQRRDRRETQRLAKAYLEAVGLQGFEHHKVYELSGGMQHRVALARVLINRPTLLLMDEPFGALDAQTRLIMQELLLHIWEADRSTVLFITHDVDEALLLSDRVVLMTARPGRIKADYQVNLPRPRSLSLITSAEFVTSKAEILHSIREEILKTSDIEQRFLLGAPPRPNETLELP, from the coding sequence ATGTCCATTAGACCTGGCCAATTTGTTAGTTTAGTAGGCCCTTCCGGTTGTGGGAAGTCAACGTTGCTCCGCCTGGTCGCTGGGCTTGACTCCCCATCGTCCGGACAGATCAGGGTAAATGACATACCGGTGGTCGGTCCGAGCCAGACATGCGGAGTGGTGTTTCAACGTCCGGCGTTGTTCCCATGGTTTGATGTCACTGGCAACGTTACGTTCGGTCCGAGGATGCAACGTCGAGACAGACGCGAGACCCAAAGACTTGCGAAAGCCTACCTAGAGGCTGTGGGTTTGCAAGGATTCGAGCACCATAAGGTATACGAGCTGTCAGGCGGTATGCAGCACAGAGTCGCGTTGGCTCGTGTGTTGATAAATCGCCCGACACTTCTCTTGATGGACGAGCCATTTGGGGCTCTCGATGCTCAAACGCGTTTGATTATGCAGGAACTCTTACTCCATATATGGGAGGCAGACAGGTCCACGGTCCTCTTCATTACGCACGATGTTGACGAGGCTTTGCTCCTCTCCGACAGGGTTGTTTTAATGACCGCTCGCCCGGGCCGAATCAAGGCAGACTATCAAGTAAATCTTCCCCGCCCTCGTAGTTTGTCCCTCATTACGTCAGCGGAGTTTGTAACATCGAAAGCCGAAATACTTCACTCGATAAGAGAAGAGATTTTGAAAACCAGTGATATTGAGCAACGATTTCTGCTCGGAGCGCCTCCGAGGCCGAATGAGACACTAGAACTCCCTTAG
- a CDS encoding ABC transporter permease, with protein sequence MENSIMGDQFSDSFDQKAQTRRHLTTLEQTLRRLVTTLGPTLSSLLALLGVWWFLTSRGLVPPETLPSPGLVYYTAFTLLGQPYGPDTLLGHASITCFRVLAGFGLGVACGLLFGILLKFLPRVHVLVDPLFSFLRPIPAFAFITLLLLTLGVGEGSKIALLFIAVFPAMTIYTDAAMNALPIELEESARMLGSRGAGLFVHVRFPAALPDLLAGSRVLLAVSWTAMMGAELVAAESGLGWMIWSALKHSRTDVVFVGVIMIAVIAALMDYCIVLGSEALTGGWRAHVRGQW encoded by the coding sequence ATGGAGAATTCGATAATGGGGGATCAATTTTCTGATTCCTTTGACCAGAAGGCTCAAACCCGAAGGCACCTGACAACTTTGGAACAAACTCTGAGACGTCTTGTCACTACTCTTGGACCAACGCTCTCAAGCTTGCTTGCTCTCCTGGGGGTGTGGTGGTTTTTAACCTCGCGAGGACTCGTACCGCCTGAGACTCTTCCGTCTCCTGGTCTTGTATACTACACCGCCTTCACGTTACTTGGGCAACCGTATGGCCCGGATACGTTACTGGGCCACGCTTCGATCACATGTTTTCGTGTCTTAGCAGGATTTGGACTAGGAGTAGCGTGTGGACTGCTTTTTGGGATTCTCTTGAAATTTCTACCGCGGGTTCATGTGCTTGTTGATCCTCTGTTTTCTTTTCTCCGACCCATTCCTGCATTTGCATTCATTACGCTGCTACTCCTGACCCTTGGCGTGGGCGAGGGATCAAAGATCGCTCTCCTCTTCATCGCGGTCTTCCCGGCTATGACGATCTACACTGACGCTGCGATGAACGCGCTACCTATTGAACTGGAGGAATCTGCGCGTATGCTGGGGTCTCGTGGGGCCGGGCTATTTGTCCATGTGCGTTTTCCCGCGGCGCTTCCTGATCTGCTAGCGGGGTCTCGTGTCCTGCTGGCAGTGTCGTGGACCGCGATGATGGGCGCAGAACTAGTTGCTGCCGAGAGTGGCCTCGGTTGGATGATATGGAGCGCACTCAAACATAGTAGGACGGATGTCGTGTTTGTTGGCGTCATCATGATCGCCGTCATCGCAGCCCTGATGGATTACTGTATTGTTTTAGGGTCAGAGGCGTTAACAGGGGGCTGGCGCGCTCATGTGAGAGGACAGTGGTGA
- a CDS encoding ABC transporter permease, protein MSGSIRLSTIWPRVASNSLIIVGFIAVWQILVATLKLPTALFPSPYAVWIALVQLAAVGFSNTPLSTHILVSMVRILSGYLLGFVVGVPFGFLMGYSPVMQRAITPFIALMRPLPAFAYVAVLIVWFGIGEIAKVLIVFVGASTILALSTTDGVLRVPPVYRDAGRALGANWMQVLINITLPAALPQILDGARVALAQSWTCVIAAEFVAASAGIGVIVLQSADYMRTDQTVAGLILLGIIGGVTDRLLAIAQHPVAAWRIR, encoded by the coding sequence GTGAGCGGGAGCATCCGGCTCTCGACAATATGGCCGAGAGTTGCTTCCAATTCCCTCATCATTGTTGGCTTCATCGCTGTGTGGCAGATACTGGTCGCGACTTTGAAACTGCCCACAGCTCTTTTCCCATCGCCCTATGCTGTTTGGATTGCTCTCGTACAGTTAGCCGCTGTGGGCTTCAGCAATACTCCACTTTCTACTCACATACTGGTGAGTATGGTCCGTATATTGAGTGGGTATCTCTTGGGTTTCGTAGTAGGAGTCCCCTTCGGGTTCCTCATGGGCTACTCTCCCGTCATGCAACGCGCAATTACGCCTTTCATCGCTCTCATGAGACCGCTGCCTGCGTTTGCATACGTCGCAGTCCTCATAGTTTGGTTTGGGATAGGCGAAATCGCGAAAGTTCTAATCGTGTTTGTGGGCGCCTCAACAATTCTAGCGCTCAGCACAACGGATGGAGTACTACGAGTACCTCCTGTGTATCGCGACGCCGGTCGGGCACTTGGAGCTAATTGGATGCAAGTATTGATCAACATCACGCTACCCGCCGCTCTACCCCAGATTCTTGACGGAGCCCGGGTCGCATTGGCGCAATCCTGGACTTGCGTAATAGCGGCCGAATTTGTCGCGGCGTCTGCGGGCATCGGAGTCATAGTTCTCCAATCTGCAGACTACATGAGAACCGATCAGACGGTGGCGGGATTAATATTGCTAGGAATCATAGGCGGTGTTACTGATAGGCTTCTTGCCATTGCGCAACATCCCGTAGCAGCATGGAGAATTCGATAA
- a CDS encoding ABC transporter substrate-binding protein has product MKSRILALALWFIMMPTLAISMMMGQTNNALAQLSVNRLVVAWGENPNPTAILKEEGWLEQAFGKVPVTWKPMASGHDMITAIASHSIDLACEVGSPPAALSAAQGIPIRIIWINENAAEALAVNPQRIKAFADLPGKKIGTIVGSTMYFSLVAALRANKIALKDVQVLDGPQQDIAAAYKRGDLDGVYLSNPWLTQVQDSGAKILITSDQVAERYHLGTFDSCVGADSWLKTHKDAAMKFVQGMDRATHFLYDQPQPAYAALAKALNISVEQAKIQATLGSHPTAAQQSKAAWLGTPSTVGKSGVTSAMKLTVDFAVELGRLSKAQLAPNWNPAAVGDPTFVNEVAGVR; this is encoded by the coding sequence ATGAAGTCACGAATTTTAGCTCTTGCGCTATGGTTTATCATGATGCCGACGCTTGCCATTAGCATGATGATGGGACAGACAAACAACGCTCTCGCCCAACTCTCCGTAAACCGATTAGTGGTCGCCTGGGGTGAGAATCCTAACCCCACTGCAATTCTCAAAGAGGAAGGCTGGCTTGAGCAGGCATTCGGCAAAGTGCCGGTGACCTGGAAGCCGATGGCCTCAGGTCACGATATGATTACGGCCATAGCATCGCATTCCATAGATCTCGCCTGTGAAGTGGGATCTCCTCCCGCGGCGCTTTCAGCGGCCCAAGGGATTCCCATTAGAATCATCTGGATAAACGAGAATGCTGCAGAGGCCCTGGCTGTAAATCCACAACGCATCAAAGCATTCGCGGATCTCCCAGGCAAGAAAATTGGGACCATAGTGGGGTCTACGATGTATTTCTCACTAGTGGCCGCCCTCAGAGCCAACAAGATCGCGCTCAAGGATGTTCAAGTTCTCGATGGTCCCCAACAGGATATCGCTGCGGCATATAAGCGGGGGGACCTTGATGGTGTCTACCTTTCCAACCCTTGGCTGACTCAGGTTCAGGACTCTGGGGCGAAAATTCTAATAACTAGCGATCAAGTAGCTGAGCGTTACCATTTAGGCACATTTGATTCGTGCGTTGGCGCAGATTCCTGGCTAAAGACTCATAAGGACGCAGCTATGAAATTTGTGCAGGGCATGGATCGTGCCACTCACTTTTTGTATGATCAACCGCAGCCGGCGTATGCGGCCTTAGCAAAGGCACTCAATATTTCTGTAGAGCAGGCGAAGATACAGGCAACCCTGGGCTCACATCCAACAGCAGCGCAACAGTCAAAAGCAGCTTGGTTGGGTACCCCATCCACTGTGGGGAAGTCTGGCGTGACATCTGCAATGAAACTAACAGTAGATTTTGCTGTGGAATTGGGAAGGCTGAGCAAAGCTCAATTGGCACCCAATTGGAATCCAGCTGCTGTTGGTGACCCTACTTTTGTAAATGAAGTTGCAGGGGTGCGATGA
- a CDS encoding SDR family NAD(P)-dependent oxidoreductase, with protein MHSEMRLTGKIAALTGAASNGIGRAIAVAFAREGADVAVLDIKPANETLALVDAGGRRSLGIQVDIGQPDRVEAAFEKVTATLGPIDVLVNAAAIIHRKPFFGLTLEDWDSVHAINLRAYFVTCQWVAKDMARRGKGGSIINIASIGGLIATREQTHYCAAKGGVIMLTRCMAIELASLGIRVNAISPGTIETDINRNLLANMEFRAMRTDPIPLGRVGQPNEVAGAAVLLASEEGSFMTGTNVIVDGGKTAF; from the coding sequence GTGCATTCAGAAATGCGATTGACAGGAAAGATAGCCGCGCTTACAGGAGCGGCCAGTAATGGTATTGGCCGAGCGATAGCGGTGGCATTCGCTAGAGAGGGGGCGGATGTGGCGGTCCTCGATATCAAACCTGCCAATGAGACTTTGGCCCTCGTTGATGCGGGGGGCCGCCGATCTTTGGGGATACAAGTGGATATTGGTCAGCCGGACCGGGTTGAGGCCGCGTTTGAAAAGGTAACTGCGACACTTGGCCCGATCGATGTGTTAGTTAACGCAGCCGCCATTATCCATCGCAAGCCATTTTTCGGTCTGACGCTTGAAGATTGGGACAGCGTGCACGCCATTAACCTAAGAGCCTACTTCGTAACATGTCAGTGGGTCGCAAAAGACATGGCACGGCGAGGTAAAGGTGGTAGCATCATCAACATCGCCTCTATCGGTGGTTTGATCGCTACTCGTGAGCAGACTCATTACTGCGCTGCGAAGGGCGGCGTGATTATGCTGACACGCTGTATGGCTATTGAGCTGGCCTCATTAGGGATTCGCGTAAATGCCATTTCCCCTGGCACTATAGAAACCGACATAAATCGAAACTTACTTGCTAACATGGAGTTCCGGGCTATGCGAACCGACCCTATTCCCCTGGGTCGGGTGGGACAGCCCAATGAGGTAGCGGGGGCGGCGGTGCTGCTGGCTTCGGAAGAGGGCAGCTTCATGACGGGCACAAATGTAATTGTCGACGGAGGGAAGACAGCATTCTGA
- a CDS encoding mandelate racemase/muconate lactonizing enzyme family protein — MSTQISSAEAIILKVGQRGDWLIVLLHTANGMVGLGEASQSTNDQATSACVYEFGRVLQNRKIENIPSIVEELRASAHDHFAAVALSGIEQALWDVAGQVAGLPLAELLGGSHHPEVSVYANINRGTVDRSPDGFAASAKRAVHAGFRAIKCSPFDGVEFTSCREPGAWAKIALGIERASAVRDAIGTEVELMVDCLYRFDGLLALQVATALKPLRLAWLEDPVMCDDLDGLRLVRTRADIPLATGEQLHQARSYWPLLREHLVDYLLPDVKHCGGVGSMLEIGHAASIAGIGIAPHNPSGPISTLVSAHILATMSNAVWLEFATAEVSWRAELLEPQERTSKEGAMRIPHTPGLGARLNAAVVEAHRK, encoded by the coding sequence GTGTCGACCCAGATTTCGTCGGCTGAAGCAATCATCCTGAAAGTCGGTCAGCGTGGCGATTGGCTCATAGTACTGTTACATACGGCGAATGGAATGGTGGGCCTTGGCGAGGCTTCTCAGAGCACCAATGATCAGGCGACGTCTGCTTGCGTCTATGAGTTTGGCCGAGTACTCCAAAATCGCAAAATCGAAAATATCCCCTCAATCGTCGAGGAATTGCGGGCTTCGGCGCACGATCATTTTGCTGCTGTAGCTTTGAGTGGTATCGAGCAAGCCTTATGGGACGTCGCTGGGCAAGTTGCAGGGCTCCCATTGGCGGAGCTCTTGGGCGGTAGCCATCATCCCGAAGTAAGTGTGTATGCTAACATCAACCGTGGGACGGTTGATCGTAGTCCGGACGGATTCGCTGCAAGCGCCAAGCGGGCGGTACATGCGGGCTTTCGGGCAATCAAGTGTAGCCCTTTTGATGGCGTTGAATTCACCAGCTGTCGGGAGCCAGGAGCTTGGGCAAAGATAGCTCTGGGGATTGAACGCGCAAGTGCTGTTCGTGATGCGATCGGAACCGAAGTGGAACTAATGGTAGACTGCCTCTATAGATTTGACGGACTTTTAGCGTTGCAAGTTGCGACTGCTCTGAAACCATTGCGCTTAGCTTGGCTTGAGGATCCCGTCATGTGTGATGACCTCGATGGACTTCGGCTTGTTCGAACTCGTGCGGATATCCCCCTCGCCACAGGCGAGCAATTGCACCAAGCACGCTCATATTGGCCATTGTTGCGCGAACACCTTGTCGATTATTTGTTGCCTGATGTTAAACATTGTGGCGGTGTAGGGTCCATGCTTGAAATTGGACATGCAGCGAGCATAGCGGGGATAGGCATAGCTCCGCACAATCCTAGCGGCCCCATTAGTACGTTAGTAAGCGCGCATATCTTAGCGACAATGTCAAATGCCGTCTGGCTGGAATTTGCTACAGCGGAAGTGTCGTGGCGCGCCGAGCTCCTCGAACCGCAAGAGCGGACAAGTAAGGAAGGTGCCATGCGGATTCCCCATACGCCTGGACTGGGGGCGCGATTGAATGCTGCCGTCGTGGAAGCCCACCGCAAATGA
- a CDS encoding alkaline phosphatase family protein yields the protein MSPNENPIKHLVVLMMENRSFDHYLGSLTLEGRTDIEGLPNPLPVVKNRAGQEVQSWQMDAGSPPVLEVPDPPHGWKNAHADWNDGKNDGFVLQYESQYEGHIPAVDIRIPMGFYTRKTLPVLYALADQFTICDHWFGSVLSSTWPNRKYLHSGKRDQDNDTQTVPPFPGFETVPVYNVLEDRPNPDVPGGRLTWKCYFTDLPFLAFWYKFAAYHAVTNFTHVAEFVTDCREDRLPTVSIIDPAFSLADDHPAHNPRLGEKFIGLIVDALTHSESWRTSALVILYDENGGFYDHIAPPAAFEPPPTDDTPLGFRVPALVISPYPKGPSCHTVFDHTAIIKSINTRWNVPLGADFGPRWKLMPDIWSECFNFAKNPLPMGTYTGDPITDLTWGTGIHDRITKPADILEGFFERIFVLPELKALDRRAQVFDTLTALEQSVISLKRIITG from the coding sequence GTGAGCCCTAACGAGAATCCAATCAAGCACCTCGTTGTCCTGATGATGGAAAATCGGTCGTTTGACCATTATCTTGGTAGCCTCACGCTCGAAGGCCGAACGGATATTGAGGGACTGCCTAACCCCCTGCCGGTCGTAAAGAACCGAGCTGGGCAAGAAGTCCAAAGCTGGCAGATGGATGCGGGGTCCCCTCCAGTGCTCGAAGTTCCCGACCCGCCGCATGGATGGAAGAACGCCCACGCGGATTGGAATGACGGTAAGAATGACGGATTTGTGCTGCAGTACGAGTCACAGTACGAGGGCCACATCCCCGCTGTCGACATCCGAATCCCGATGGGCTTCTATACGAGAAAGACCCTGCCTGTGCTCTACGCGCTGGCGGATCAGTTCACCATCTGTGATCATTGGTTCGGATCCGTCCTGAGCTCCACGTGGCCAAATCGCAAATACCTCCATTCCGGGAAACGTGATCAGGACAACGACACCCAAACAGTCCCGCCGTTTCCAGGCTTCGAGACGGTCCCAGTGTACAATGTGCTGGAGGATCGCCCCAATCCCGATGTACCCGGCGGTCGGCTCACGTGGAAGTGCTACTTTACCGACCTTCCCTTCCTGGCATTCTGGTACAAGTTTGCCGCATACCATGCCGTCACAAACTTCACCCACGTCGCCGAATTCGTGACCGACTGCCGTGAAGACCGCCTCCCCACGGTCAGCATCATCGATCCTGCGTTCAGCCTGGCCGACGATCATCCCGCTCACAACCCCCGGCTTGGGGAAAAATTCATCGGGCTGATCGTGGATGCGCTCACACACAGCGAGAGCTGGCGCACAAGCGCACTCGTCATCCTCTATGATGAAAATGGAGGGTTCTATGACCATATCGCGCCGCCGGCGGCCTTCGAACCGCCACCCACCGACGACACGCCACTGGGCTTCCGTGTCCCTGCCCTCGTCATCAGTCCTTACCCGAAAGGGCCATCGTGCCACACCGTATTTGATCACACGGCCATTATAAAGAGCATTAACACACGCTGGAACGTCCCGTTGGGTGCCGACTTCGGACCGCGATGGAAACTGATGCCGGATATCTGGAGCGAGTGCTTCAACTTTGCGAAGAATCCGCTGCCGATGGGGACCTACACAGGAGACCCGATCACCGATCTGACATGGGGGACCGGCATTCACGATCGGATCACCAAACCGGCTGATATCCTCGAGGGATTCTTCGAGCGAATCTTCGTCCTTCCCGAGCTCAAAGCGCTCGACCGTCGTGCCCAGGTCTTCGATACGCTCACTGCCCTTGAGCAGTCCGTGATCAGCCTCAAGCGAATCATCACAGGCTAG
- a CDS encoding serine protease yields MRYITMSGLLVLLLLTPMRIASGQSPVSDHSEYASIVGLIPFDRSGHGSFPATGFVVSSEGLVLTAAHAVYRLAQKPTHYRLVVIWVNFQGEREYFLGTVVCSQPLPYDPEKAGPISAYTKDLAVVQIEPVPLEPVPFWPRWPQEISLPLPGGLQYSYVAHTDALPAFAPIRLANYNPHVGERIHVPGYSHISPIPGLFTGKGSVEQTFTGADGSPLFGMFYSNPPRPGASGSPVIDDSDGTVVGLLAWGAKSPGDDQTRGGGVSNAALHHPCGGETL; encoded by the coding sequence ATGCGATACATTACCATGTCCGGCTTGCTGGTTCTCCTGCTCCTGACCCCCATGCGCATCGCCTCGGGGCAGTCCCCTGTTTCGGATCATAGCGAGTACGCCAGTATCGTCGGCCTCATCCCGTTCGATCGGTCAGGACATGGCAGTTTTCCCGCGACTGGCTTTGTCGTGTCGTCGGAGGGACTTGTCCTCACGGCGGCTCACGCCGTGTACCGGCTCGCTCAGAAACCGACGCATTATCGGCTAGTGGTTATCTGGGTCAACTTTCAGGGAGAGCGGGAGTATTTCCTCGGGACCGTCGTCTGCTCGCAGCCCTTGCCCTACGACCCCGAGAAGGCCGGGCCTATCTCCGCGTATACGAAGGACCTCGCCGTGGTTCAGATTGAACCGGTGCCATTGGAGCCGGTGCCATTTTGGCCGCGCTGGCCGCAGGAGATTTCCCTCCCCCTTCCCGGCGGGCTACAGTACAGTTATGTGGCCCATACGGACGCGCTTCCAGCCTTCGCCCCCATTCGGCTCGCCAACTACAATCCCCACGTGGGGGAACGTATCCACGTACCGGGGTACAGCCATATCTCGCCGATCCCTGGGCTATTTACGGGAAAAGGGAGCGTCGAGCAGACATTTACTGGGGCCGATGGGTCGCCACTGTTCGGGATGTTCTACTCTAACCCTCCCCGGCCAGGGGCGAGTGGCAGCCCGGTTATCGACGATTCAGACGGTACGGTCGTGGGACTCCTCGCGTGGGGGGCCAAGAGCCCCGGCGACGATCAGACTCGCGGTGGGGGAGTGTCGAACGCCGCGCTCCACCATCCGTGCGGAGGTGAGACTTTGTGA